TTCCCCGGGGCGGTCTGCTTCATGAATGCCGGTGATGCCCGCGATCGCGGTATCAACCAGGGCGCCGAGGTGCGGATCGTTTCCCGTCGCGGCGAAATTCGCGCCCGCGTCGAGACGCGCGGCCGCAACCGCATGCCGCCGGGCGTCATCTTCGTACCCTGGTTCGACGCCAGCAGGCTGATCAACAAGGTAACGCTCGACGCAACCGATCCCATCTCCAAACAGACGGATTTCAAAAAATGCGCGGTCAAAATCGTCTCTGTCGCATGATGAAAAGTCCCGGATCCATGCTCGGGGCGCTTTTGGCGGTCCTGTTCGTCGCAACGGGGGCGATCGCGCAAATGGCCGGCGAAAGGGTGCCGGAGCTTTCCGGACCGCCGCAGGAGATGGGCGAGGTGGAGGCGCATCCGATCCCCAAATGGGTCGTGGACGATGCCCGCAAGGAGCGCGCCTATCCCGATCAGCCGCCGGTCATTCCACATTCGATCGAGGGTTACCAGCTTTCGGTCAACACCAACCGGTGCCTCTCCTGTCACAAGCGCGAACTCACGCAGGAGACCGGCGCGCCGATGATCAGCGTCACGCATTACATGACGCGCGAAGGCCAGATGCTCGCCGACGTTTCTCCGCGGCGCTATTTCTGCACGGCCTGCCATGTGCCGCAGGCCGATGTGCGTCCGCTCGTCGAAAATACCTTCAGGGACATGAGCGAGATGGGCGTCAAGCAGGCAGGGAGCGAGTAGGCCATGGCTCGGATAAAGCGCGTCCTGCTCTGGGTGTGGAAGGTTCTCACCACGCCGGCCGCAACCCTCAGCCTCGCCTTCCTGACGCTCGGCGGCTTCGTTGGCGGCGTCATGTTTTGGGGTGCTTTCAACACCGCGTTGGAGCTCACCAATACGGAAGCCTTCTGCGTTTCCTGTCATGAGATGCGGGCGAACGTCTATGAGGAACTGACGCGCACCATTCATTTCTCCAACCGCTCGGGCGTCAGGGCGTCCTGCCCGGACTGCCACGTGCCGCATGAATGGACGGACAAGATCGCCCGCAAGATGCAGGCCTCGAAGGAGGTCTGGGGCAAGATCTTCGGAACCATCAATACGCGCGAGAAATTCCTCGACCACCGCCTCGAACTTGCCAAGCATGAATGGGCGAGGTTGAAGGCGAACGACAGCCTCGAGTGCCGCAACTGCCACTCGTCGACGGCGATGGACCTTTCCAAGCAGACGCAGCGCGCCGCCGAGATCCATACCCGCTACCTGCTGCCGGGCAAGGCCACCTGCATCGACTGCCACAAGGGGATTGCCCACGAACTGCCGAACATGCAGGGCGTCGAGCCGGGCTGGAAGCTGCCGCCGGAACTCGAGGGGGAGACGCTGCCGTCGACATCCGCCATCGACGACCTCAAGCGGGCGATGAATGACATCCACAGGACAGCCTTGGAAAACTAAGGCTTTCGCTTCCATCCGATCCGTCGTCTCGCCATTCGTCGATTCCGTGTCGGGCTCCGATCATCCACGGGTTAGCAGATAGCCCGGACGCCGCCCGTCCTTGTTCCAGATCGACCATCCCTGCCCGGGGTCGAGATAGGAAGCTGCCGCCGCGGCGATCGCCGTCCTGTCGCATTGACAGATAAACTGTGACCGCCACAGGATGCGGAGCAACCCTCCGCCAGGTTTATGCCCTGACAAGGAGAAATCGGTTGAATCTTTCCATGCGCCTTGTTCTTCTCGGGCTCGGTTGGGTGATGGTAGGTATTGGCGTGGCAGGCATTTTCCTGCCGCTTCTGCCGACGACCCCGTTCCTGCTGGTGGCTGCCTGGCTCTTTGCGCGATCGTCTCCGCGTCTCGAACGATGGCTGTTCGATCATCCCATGTTCGGGCAGCCGCTGCGCGACTGGCGAGAGGATGGTGCGATATCGCGGGGCGCGAAGATATGTGCGTTGTCGCTGATGGCGCTCGGCTTTGCATTCTTCTGGCTCCGCCTTCAACCCTCGATGCTCACGGCATCCGTCATCGCGGCGATCATGCTCGCCGTCGGCGTGTTCATTACCTCCCGCCCCGAGCCGCGGCCGTAATGGTCCGGGTCCAACCCGGGCTGCGGTCAACGTTCCAAAGGTAACACGTAAAGCGCGCACTCCATGCCACAATACGCTGGGCCGATCCGACCTCTCGATTGACGTGGCCGGGCGGTGCCGGCATTCGCAACCACGGGAGGAAGCCATGCAGATTGCTGACCATATTGAACGCACGAGAACGGATCGGTCGGCGCCCGAAGTCCTGGACCGGCTTCAGGCGATCTATCAGCGTCGGCAGAAGGAGGAATGGCGCGCAACGGTGGATAGGCTGGATGCGCTGCGCCAGTCGTTCGGGGAAGAGCGACGGCAGATCTTTCCGCCCGCCTTGCGTGACCGGATCGCCAGCGCCGCACGGGGCGGAAGACGGGATGATCCCCGCGGGCCCGGCCTACGCTACAAGTCGCTGATCGAAGCCAGAAATGCCGAGGTTGACCTGAAGGCGGTCAAGGGGCTGCACGACCGTGCCTATGACAAGTTTGGTCAGTTGGTGAAGGGCTACAGTGCGTTTCACTTTCATGAATCGGTGGTCGGAAGCCTGGCCGATGCCTTGGTTCAGCCGCCGATCGTGTACGCCCCGCCCGATCCGGACAAGGAAAAGCTGTTCTACCCGCATTTCGGCGGCTGCTGGGATCGGCTTGATCAGAACCAGGCGACCGGCGACGGAGCGATCGTCGAGAACCGTTCCTATCTC
This DNA window, taken from Sinorhizobium fredii NGR234, encodes the following:
- a CDS encoding nitrate reductase cytochrome c-type subunit, which encodes MLGALLAVLFVATGAIAQMAGERVPELSGPPQEMGEVEAHPIPKWVVDDARKERAYPDQPPVIPHSIEGYQLSVNTNRCLSCHKRELTQETGAPMISVTHYMTREGQMLADVSPRRYFCTACHVPQADVRPLVENTFRDMSEMGVKQAGSE
- a CDS encoding cytochrome c3 family protein, coding for MARIKRVLLWVWKVLTTPAATLSLAFLTLGGFVGGVMFWGAFNTALELTNTEAFCVSCHEMRANVYEELTRTIHFSNRSGVRASCPDCHVPHEWTDKIARKMQASKEVWGKIFGTINTREKFLDHRLELAKHEWARLKANDSLECRNCHSSTAMDLSKQTQRAAEIHTRYLLPGKATCIDCHKGIAHELPNMQGVEPGWKLPPELEGETLPSTSAIDDLKRAMNDIHRTALEN
- a CDS encoding YbaN family protein translates to MNLSMRLVLLGLGWVMVGIGVAGIFLPLLPTTPFLLVAAWLFARSSPRLERWLFDHPMFGQPLRDWREDGAISRGAKICALSLMALGFAFFWLRLQPSMLTASVIAAIMLAVGVFITSRPEPRP